A window of the Rubeoparvulum massiliense genome harbors these coding sequences:
- a CDS encoding YuiB family protein, whose amino-acid sequence MKLAQLIISIPLFLVLCYMIGFILNMLIKTTWLPLFIYAGIVLWMLYKTGGHFFLAEYVVFFSGLAGTLLSVFTIRFLRRRGYSMF is encoded by the coding sequence ATGAAATTGGCTCAATTAATTATTTCTATTCCGCTTTTTCTCGTGCTTTGTTATATGATTGGATTTATTCTTAATATGCTCATAAAAACTACCTGGTTACCCTTATTCATCTACGCAGGCATCGTTCTCTGGATGCTCTATAAGACAGGTGGACATTTCTTCTTAGCTGAGTATGTGGTCTTTTTCTCTGGCTTAGCTGGTACACTGTTAAGTGTCTTTACAATACGTTTTCTCAGGCGAAGAGGATACTCCATGTTTTAA
- a CDS encoding NAD(P)/FAD-dependent oxidoreductase, producing MNNTSKIVILGAGYGGLMTALRLEKQLHYHEAEVTLINKHEYHYITTHLHVPAAGTGHHDQVRVDVETLINTNRTNFIRGTVSDINKEEKVVHLEDGTEVPYDYLVIGLGSEAETFGIPGMLEHAFLIRSINSVRKLRQHIEYMFSRYNNEPDHPEYLTFVIGGAGFTGIEFVGELADRIPKLCKQYDVDPHLVKIYDIEAAPTIMPGFDQELVDYAKDVLEKKGVTFITNTPIKQCFADGVVLANGQEIKAGTIVSTLGVRGNHLIEAAGFEVMRGRVKVDEYLRIPGHEEVFVVGDNALIINEESGRPYPPTAQIAVQQGETVALNLAKLVRNDATLEAFKYHFKGTVASLGKGEGIGFMGKRKFFGSTAALMKKLIDARYLYMIGGLSLVMRKRP from the coding sequence ATGAATAACACAAGTAAAATTGTCATTTTAGGCGCTGGGTATGGTGGACTAATGACTGCACTTCGTTTGGAGAAACAGCTTCACTATCACGAAGCTGAGGTTACATTAATTAACAAGCATGAGTATCATTATATCACCACGCACTTGCATGTACCAGCAGCAGGTACAGGCCATCATGACCAAGTGAGAGTGGATGTTGAAACACTGATCAATACGAATCGAACCAACTTTATTCGTGGCACTGTTTCAGATATTAATAAGGAAGAGAAAGTTGTTCATTTAGAAGATGGAACCGAAGTTCCTTATGATTATCTCGTGATTGGACTAGGATCGGAAGCAGAAACATTTGGTATTCCAGGAATGCTGGAGCATGCCTTCCTAATTCGTAGTATTAACAGTGTCCGTAAGCTACGACAACATATAGAATACATGTTTTCCCGCTATAATAATGAGCCGGATCATCCTGAATACTTAACATTTGTCATTGGTGGAGCAGGCTTTACTGGTATTGAGTTTGTTGGAGAATTAGCTGACCGTATTCCAAAGCTTTGCAAGCAATATGATGTGGATCCCCACTTGGTTAAAATCTATGATATTGAAGCAGCGCCAACGATCATGCCTGGCTTTGATCAGGAATTGGTTGATTATGCAAAGGATGTACTGGAGAAAAAAGGTGTTACCTTTATTACCAATACTCCAATTAAGCAATGCTTTGCAGATGGTGTTGTCTTGGCCAATGGGCAGGAGATCAAAGCGGGTACCATCGTATCTACCCTTGGCGTAAGAGGCAACCATCTTATTGAAGCAGCTGGGTTTGAAGTGATGCGTGGCCGTGTCAAGGTGGATGAGTATCTACGAATCCCTGGACATGAAGAAGTATTTGTAGTGGGAGATAATGCCTTGATTATTAACGAAGAGTCTGGTCGCCCCTATCCACCGACCGCACAGATTGCTGTACAGCAAGGTGAGACTGTAGCCCTTAATCTCGCTAAATTAGTACGCAATGATGCCACCCTAGAAGCGTTCAAATATCATTTTAAAGGTACAGTTGCTTCACTAGGGAAGGGCGAAGGCATTGGTTTTATGGGTAAACGTAAGTTCTTTGGTTCTACTGCAGCCTTGATGAAGAAATTGATTGATGCTCGCTACCTATATATGATTGGGGGACTCTCCTTGGTCATGCGGAAACGTCCGTAA
- a CDS encoding NAD(P)/FAD-dependent oxidoreductase — translation MNRRTDETLYDITIIGGGPTGMFAAYYGGMRKASVKIIESLPQLGGQLAALYPEKFIYDVAGFPKVRAIELVNRLKEQLDRFSPTLCLDEMVIKIEKEEERRFMITTNKGVHYSKSVIITAGSGAFEPRKLTLEEAEKFEKSNLHYFVTNMEEFKDKRVLISGGGDSAVDWANMLEPIAAKVMLVHRRDKFRAHEHSVEVLEASSVEVKTPYHITALRGEDSITQVVLTNTKTEEEELVDVDSVIVNYGFISSLGPIQEWGLEIEKGSVVVNSKMETTIPGIYAAGDICTYPGKVKLIAVGLGEAPTAINNAMSYVDPDAKVQPLHSSSMNL, via the coding sequence ATGAATCGTAGAACGGATGAAACATTATATGATATTACCATCATTGGCGGAGGACCCACCGGAATGTTTGCTGCTTATTATGGTGGTATGCGGAAAGCAAGTGTAAAAATCATCGAGAGTCTACCCCAGCTCGGTGGACAGCTAGCTGCATTATACCCAGAGAAGTTTATCTATGATGTAGCAGGATTCCCTAAAGTACGGGCCATTGAACTTGTCAATCGATTGAAGGAACAGTTGGATCGTTTTAGCCCCACTCTTTGTTTAGATGAAATGGTGATTAAGATTGAAAAAGAAGAAGAACGTCGTTTCATGATCACTACAAACAAAGGGGTACACTATTCCAAGTCAGTGATTATTACCGCTGGGTCTGGTGCATTTGAGCCACGGAAATTAACCTTAGAAGAAGCAGAGAAGTTTGAAAAGAGTAATCTACATTACTTTGTTACCAATATGGAAGAGTTCAAGGATAAGCGTGTCTTAATCTCTGGCGGTGGTGATTCTGCTGTAGACTGGGCGAATATGTTAGAACCTATTGCAGCTAAAGTGATGCTCGTACACCGCCGTGATAAATTTAGAGCTCATGAGCATAGTGTCGAAGTGCTGGAAGCCTCTTCTGTAGAAGTTAAAACTCCCTATCACATTACAGCATTACGTGGAGAAGATTCAATCACACAGGTGGTTTTAACCAATACAAAGACTGAAGAAGAAGAGCTTGTAGATGTGGATTCTGTCATTGTCAATTACGGGTTCATCTCATCCCTTGGTCCCATTCAAGAATGGGGTCTAGAAATTGAGAAAGGATCTGTGGTTGTCAATTCTAAGATGGAGACCACGATTCCAGGTATCTATGCTGCAGGTGACATCTGTACATATCCTGGTAAAGTGAAATTAATTGCTGTAGGACTAGGAGAAGCTCCTACTGCAATCAATAATGCCATGTCCTATGTTGACCCTGATGCCAAAGTTCAACCACTACATTCAAGTAGCATGAATCTATAG
- a CDS encoding ferritin-like domain-containing protein, translated as MNQPYHIPPMQIPMMPMPGMPVPGRMPGPGMPGLPGMPFPGMPGPGQPTSPVNPLPPRCDTQLALRIIFESIRGERNDELFYDYLISVAPTQQDKEVITSIRNDERKHRQMFRTIYFQLTGQIPPTLEENIPFQRPRSYVDGLEQALQGELHAFERYRTAYLNLCQPVYRDALFEIMTDEIKHASYYNWLYAKNK; from the coding sequence ATGAATCAACCCTATCACATACCCCCAATGCAGATTCCCATGATGCCCATGCCTGGAATGCCTGTACCCGGAAGGATGCCAGGACCAGGGATGCCGGGATTGCCAGGCATGCCCTTCCCCGGTATGCCAGGTCCCGGGCAACCAACCTCCCCTGTCAATCCTTTGCCTCCTCGCTGTGATACGCAGCTAGCATTGCGCATTATCTTTGAGAGTATTCGTGGCGAACGGAACGATGAGCTCTTTTATGATTACTTAATTAGCGTCGCCCCAACACAACAGGATAAGGAAGTGATCACTTCCATCCGTAATGATGAGCGTAAGCATCGTCAAATGTTCCGCACCATCTATTTTCAGTTAACCGGTCAAATTCCACCTACACTTGAAGAGAACATCCCATTCCAGCGTCCAAGGAGCTATGTAGATGGTTTAGAACAGGCACTACAAGGAGAATTACATGCATTTGAACGCTATCGTACTGCATATCTGAACCTCTGTCAGCCTGTTTACCGCGATGCCCTTTTTGAGATTATGACCGATGAAATAAAGCATGCCAGTTATTATAACTGGCTCTATGCGAAAAACAAATAG
- a CDS encoding HesB/IscA family protein → MIHITEHAIEKIKEMMHAEENHEQLHLRVAVQPGGCSGYSYGMGFEDQVHPNDTRIDLNGLSVLIDDASAPLLKGVEIDYKESLMGGGFTIHNPNAVSSCGCGSSFRTANDAGQPGQC, encoded by the coding sequence ATGATTCATATTACAGAACACGCTATTGAAAAAATTAAAGAGATGATGCATGCCGAAGAGAATCATGAGCAGCTTCATCTTCGGGTCGCTGTACAGCCAGGTGGATGTAGCGGATATTCCTATGGTATGGGATTTGAGGATCAAGTACATCCCAATGACACGCGAATAGACCTAAATGGCCTGTCCGTATTAATTGATGATGCAAGTGCCCCTCTCTTAAAGGGTGTGGAGATCGATTACAAGGAATCCCTTATGGGCGGTGGCTTTACCATTCATAATCCTAATGCTGTTTCTTCATGTGGATGCGGTTCATCCTTCCGTACTGCAAATGATGCAGGCCAACCTGGTCAATGTTAA
- a CDS encoding aspartyl-phosphate phosphatase Spo0E family protein gives MQSAELQHLIYQIELKRRRMEENAQKYGMDHPLVICYSQSLDRLINQYNHLLELDAKKHRDGHVKEPVAHYALA, from the coding sequence ATGCAGTCTGCAGAGCTACAACACCTGATTTACCAAATTGAATTAAAGCGAAGACGGATGGAGGAGAATGCTCAGAAGTATGGCATGGATCATCCACTTGTCATCTGTTATAGCCAGTCCTTAGATCGCTTAATCAATCAATACAATCATTTGCTTGAACTGGATGCGAAAAAGCATCGTGATGGTCATGTGAAAGAACCAGTAGCACATTATGCATTGGCGTAA
- the mqnE gene encoding aminofutalosine synthase MqnE, translated as MTVQMRNDLSDIEAKVERGERLTMDDGLRLYQSTDLPRIGRMADLVRQRKNGNQVYFISNTHLNYTNVCYLDCKLCAFGLKPDHPHAYALSLEQLEEKFKGMVGKGFSELHIVGGVNPRLPFTYYEDMMRLAKRYLPTIHIQAFTAVEIDYIARVAKLDVEEAIVRLRDAGLGSILGGGAEIFDPEVRQIISGHKTTTERWFEIHRICHRLGMKSNASILYGHIEKPEHIIDHLIRLRELQDETEGFLAFFPFTFHPENTQLADEYQLHNHETTGIYDFKMLAIARLMLDNFPHIRAFWMMIGLKMAQLSLYYGVDDLDGTVMEEQIVHAAGSTSSHMTPKESFIAMIREAGRIPVERDTLYRELRRFE; from the coding sequence ATGACCGTTCAAATGCGGAATGATCTATCTGATATTGAGGCTAAGGTAGAACGAGGGGAACGTCTAACCATGGATGATGGCCTTCGCCTTTATCAATCAACGGACTTGCCACGAATCGGTAGGATGGCAGATCTGGTTCGACAAAGAAAAAATGGTAATCAAGTTTATTTTATTTCCAATACACATCTTAACTATACCAATGTCTGCTATTTAGATTGTAAATTATGTGCCTTTGGGTTAAAGCCAGACCATCCCCATGCATACGCCCTCTCCCTCGAACAATTAGAGGAAAAGTTTAAAGGCATGGTAGGTAAAGGCTTCTCCGAATTGCATATTGTGGGCGGCGTCAACCCTCGGTTACCCTTCACTTACTATGAAGATATGATGCGACTGGCAAAAAGGTACCTTCCCACCATTCATATTCAAGCCTTTACCGCAGTGGAGATCGATTATATTGCCCGTGTTGCAAAGCTGGATGTGGAGGAAGCCATCGTGCGTCTTCGTGATGCAGGATTAGGAAGTATTCTTGGTGGTGGAGCTGAGATTTTTGATCCTGAAGTACGCCAAATCATCTCTGGGCACAAGACCACAACAGAACGATGGTTTGAAATCCACCGTATTTGCCATCGTTTGGGAATGAAGTCTAATGCCTCCATCCTATATGGTCATATTGAAAAACCAGAACATATTATCGATCACTTGATCCGTTTACGGGAATTGCAAGATGAGACCGAAGGATTCCTCGCTTTCTTCCCTTTCACCTTCCATCCTGAAAATACACAGCTAGCTGATGAATACCAATTGCATAACCATGAAACTACCGGTATTTATGATTTCAAAATGCTAGCCATCGCTCGCTTAATGTTGGACAATTTCCCACATATCCGCGCATTTTGGATGATGATCGGATTGAAGATGGCGCAACTCTCCTTGTACTACGGTGTCGATGATTTAGACGGAACCGTGATGGAGGAACAGATCGTCCACGCTGCTGGTTCCACCTCCTCCCACATGACACCAAAGGAAAGCTTCATCGCCATGATCCGTGAGGCAGGTCGTATCCCTGTAGAACGGGATACACTCTATCGAGAACTACGCCGCTTTGAATAG
- the mqnE gene encoding aminofutalosine synthase MqnE, which translates to MFDLIDSKMKEIYEKVSAGERLSIEDGLYLYESNDLLSIGQMANLVNLRRNGNRVYFIQNMYINPTNVCEAHCRFCNYRRSPGEEGAYTMDKDDLLRYVSERMHPGIREFHIVGGHNNTVDFSYYLETISTLKKAYPHITIKAYTAAEIEFFSRLAGISPEQVLDELIAAGLDTMPGGGAEILTEEYRMKMSPEKASTDDWLAIHRLAHQKGLRTHVTMLYGSIESKEERLIHMDRVRRLQDETNGFMVFIPLAVQPKSKNAGIKRRTSAIDDLKTIAISRLMLDNFPHIKAYFINIGTQLTQVSLNMGASDVHGTLVEERISHAAGALTQQGLTIDELIWLIHGAGKDAIERDTFYQTIQAYPFKA; encoded by the coding sequence ATGTTTGACCTCATCGACTCAAAAATGAAAGAGATTTATGAAAAAGTTAGCGCAGGGGAGCGTCTCTCTATTGAAGATGGTCTCTACCTTTATGAATCCAACGATCTCCTAAGCATTGGTCAGATGGCCAATCTCGTTAATCTCCGCAGGAATGGTAACCGTGTCTACTTTATTCAGAACATGTATATCAATCCTACCAATGTATGCGAAGCCCATTGCCGATTCTGTAATTATCGTCGTAGCCCTGGGGAAGAAGGCGCTTATACCATGGATAAGGACGACCTCCTTCGTTATGTAAGTGAACGGATGCATCCTGGTATTCGTGAGTTTCACATTGTTGGTGGTCATAATAATACCGTGGACTTTTCCTACTATCTAGAGACGATCAGCACGTTGAAAAAAGCCTATCCCCACATTACGATCAAGGCCTATACGGCTGCCGAAATTGAATTCTTCTCACGACTTGCCGGCATCTCTCCAGAGCAGGTTCTCGATGAGCTGATTGCAGCTGGCTTGGACACCATGCCTGGTGGTGGTGCAGAAATTTTAACAGAAGAGTATCGGATGAAGATGAGTCCAGAGAAAGCCAGTACCGATGATTGGCTCGCCATCCATCGTTTGGCTCATCAAAAAGGGTTAAGAACCCATGTGACGATGCTATATGGCTCCATCGAAAGTAAGGAGGAGCGCTTAATTCATATGGACCGAGTTCGCCGTCTTCAGGATGAAACCAATGGCTTCATGGTCTTTATCCCACTAGCCGTGCAACCAAAAAGTAAAAATGCGGGGATTAAGCGACGTACCTCTGCTATCGATGATCTGAAAACCATCGCCATCAGTCGCTTAATGCTAGATAACTTCCCCCATATCAAGGCTTACTTTATCAATATTGGTACACAATTAACACAGGTTTCCTTAAATATGGGTGCGTCTGATGTACATGGAACGTTAGTTGAAGAGCGTATTAGCCATGCAGCTGGCGCCCTAACCCAGCAAGGTCTTACCATTGATGAGCTAATCTGGCTTATCCATGGAGCTGGCAAGGATGCCATCGAACGTGATACCTTCTATCAAACCATTCAGGCTTATCCCTTTAAGGCTTAG
- a CDS encoding DUF1450 domain-containing protein, translated as MIFIQCCETNLSYGTVDVIRQLQEQEEIEVLTESCLDECEACARQLFLYVEGERITGETVPILLQRTLEEIGRQRKMEELLQELSHDV; from the coding sequence ATGATCTTTATTCAATGCTGTGAAACCAATCTCTCCTATGGAACAGTTGATGTGATCCGTCAGCTGCAGGAACAAGAAGAGATTGAGGTGTTAACGGAAAGCTGTCTGGATGAGTGTGAAGCATGTGCTCGTCAGCTCTTTCTCTATGTAGAGGGAGAGCGAATTACTGGTGAAACAGTACCAATCCTTCTTCAGCGTACGCTAGAGGAGATCGGTAGACAGAGGAAGATGGAAGAGCTATTACAAGAGCTCTCCCATGATGTGTAG
- a CDS encoding NifU family protein — protein MREQVQEVLDKLRPYLQRDGGDVELVDVDEDGVVKLRLMGACGSCPSSTITLKAGIERALLEEVPGVKEVEQVL, from the coding sequence ATGAGAGAACAAGTTCAAGAAGTACTGGATAAATTACGCCCTTATCTCCAAAGAGATGGTGGCGATGTAGAGCTAGTAGATGTAGATGAAGATGGCGTTGTTAAGCTGCGTTTAATGGGTGCATGTGGTAGTTGTCCAAGCTCTACCATCACCTTAAAAGCAGGGATTGAACGGGCCCTCCTCGAAGAAGTACCTGGCGTTAAAGAAGTTGAACAAGTCCTTTAA
- a CDS encoding NUDIX domain-containing protein: protein MKRRSGDRTMINEYWFTDADGATVFTTFNPKQRMNADHVLLYAFSDEEILLTRHRRRGIELPGGKRELGEEEEEAVIREAWEETGVRITQPLWIGQYTVNGTKKFTKSIWYARIQSEESLPPGFETEGKVLLREWPDPFYDERYSRIMRDLNFYLVKAHLIHRKLVPTNFAQRSGSISHSVKK from the coding sequence GTGAAGAGAAGGAGCGGAGATCGTACCATGATCAATGAGTATTGGTTTACAGATGCAGATGGTGCAACCGTCTTTACTACTTTTAATCCAAAGCAAAGGATGAATGCCGATCATGTACTGCTCTATGCATTTTCTGATGAAGAAATATTACTGACTCGTCATCGGAGAAGGGGCATCGAACTGCCTGGCGGGAAACGGGAACTGGGTGAAGAAGAGGAAGAGGCGGTGATTCGTGAAGCATGGGAGGAGACAGGGGTACGTATCACTCAACCCCTTTGGATAGGTCAGTATACTGTGAATGGTACAAAAAAATTTACGAAGAGTATCTGGTATGCACGAATTCAGAGTGAAGAGAGCCTACCACCAGGCTTTGAGACGGAAGGCAAAGTACTGCTGAGAGAGTGGCCTGATCCTTTCTATGACGAGCGGTATAGTCGGATTATGCGGGATCTTAATTTTTATCTTGTTAAGGCACATTTGATCCATCGAAAACTTGTCCCAACGAACTTTGCACAACGCTCAGGTAGCATCTCCCATTCAGTTAAAAAATAA
- a CDS encoding NAD(P)/FAD-dependent oxidoreductase → MNAEQIQGNVDVVIVGGGVAGMACAIWSQRLHLRTMLLEAQPRLGGQLWQIKNLIYDYPGVICQGGEECYQHFFQNLQYLQVLYSLNTEVEGLDTTKHLVQTNKGEVRTNYLVLATGARPRRLGIPGEEVLYAREETYSTSEQLERFTGKRILIVGGGDRAFEGAYRLLNVAKSIQIIHRSEWLRARAEYVEPVLQHQDVLLRLNHQCVKIEQAGEEKIVWIEGPQGISKEVYDFVLIRIGVEPYLPLALPELRTDGKGQLIINQFGQTTVPWVYAIGDLVNQPAFSAIAHSVGQGMVTAKHILLQKEESEEKERRSYHDQ, encoded by the coding sequence ATGAACGCTGAACAAATTCAAGGTAATGTTGATGTTGTGATTGTTGGAGGAGGTGTTGCAGGGATGGCATGTGCCATCTGGAGCCAACGCTTACACCTACGCACGATGTTACTGGAAGCTCAACCACGGTTAGGTGGACAGCTCTGGCAGATCAAAAATCTGATCTATGATTATCCAGGTGTAATATGCCAGGGAGGAGAAGAATGCTATCAGCACTTTTTCCAAAACCTTCAATACCTTCAGGTTCTTTATTCCTTGAATACTGAGGTGGAAGGATTGGATACGACCAAGCACCTGGTACAAACCAATAAGGGAGAAGTTCGGACGAACTATCTTGTATTGGCTACAGGTGCTCGTCCCCGTCGACTAGGCATACCAGGAGAAGAGGTGCTCTATGCAAGGGAAGAGACATATTCTACCTCAGAGCAGTTGGAGAGGTTTACAGGAAAGCGGATCTTAATTGTAGGTGGTGGCGATCGCGCCTTTGAAGGAGCTTACCGTTTATTAAATGTAGCCAAGTCCATCCAGATCATTCATCGTAGTGAATGGCTACGAGCAAGGGCAGAGTATGTCGAGCCGGTTCTACAACATCAAGATGTGTTACTCCGTCTCAACCATCAATGTGTAAAAATTGAACAGGCTGGTGAAGAGAAAATCGTCTGGATTGAAGGACCTCAGGGGATTAGTAAGGAGGTCTATGATTTTGTTCTCATTCGAATTGGTGTAGAGCCATATCTTCCGCTAGCACTTCCAGAGCTGCGAACGGATGGTAAAGGTCAGTTGATTATCAACCAGTTTGGTCAGACTACGGTTCCATGGGTCTATGCCATTGGTGACCTTGTTAATCAACCTGCTTTCTCTGCTATTGCTCATAGTGTTGGGCAAGGCATGGTTACAGCAAAACATATTCTCCTCCAGAAGGAAGAGAGTGAAGAGAAGGAGCGGAGATCGTACCATGATCAATGA
- a CDS encoding phosphatidylglycerophosphatase A family protein — translation MENVVDVIHQHALQVLRERGVHLEDIAQLVYDLQSDYQDELSMQECRFHVDKVLEKREIHNAIITGIEIDRLAEEGHIRSPLLEMIRSDEGLYGVDEVLAFSITNVYGSIGLTNFGYLDKLKPGILKEINAHLGGQVNTFLDDIVAAIAAAASSRLAHNKAGTRA, via the coding sequence ATGGAAAATGTAGTGGATGTAATCCACCAACATGCCTTACAGGTATTAAGAGAACGCGGCGTACACTTAGAGGATATTGCCCAACTAGTCTATGATCTACAGAGTGACTATCAGGATGAGTTAAGTATGCAGGAATGTCGATTTCATGTTGACAAGGTGCTCGAGAAAAGAGAAATTCATAATGCCATCATCACGGGCATCGAAATTGATCGTCTTGCTGAAGAAGGACACATACGCTCCCCATTATTGGAGATGATCAGGAGCGATGAGGGATTATATGGGGTCGATGAGGTCTTAGCCTTTTCTATTACCAATGTCTACGGAAGTATTGGCTTAACCAATTTCGGATACCTGGATAAACTAAAGCCAGGGATACTCAAGGAGATTAACGCGCACTTAGGAGGTCAAGTCAATACCTTTCTTGATGATATTGTTGCTGCAATTGCAGCTGCTGCTTCAAGTCGTCTCGCCCATAACAAGGCAGGAACACGGGCATAA
- a CDS encoding helix-turn-helix transcriptional regulator translates to MQVVDDKTGSTRDQIVLLLKREGSMSVGDLAKSLDITEMAVRRHLHTLERDMLIHSTLVRQAMGRPSHVYSLTEEAEAHFPNNYAELVVEILQDMEAVAGKEKVDRFFERREQRLHNEMQKVISTDLSLPQRVERLVQFQNERGYMAEWDQDADGRYIVRELHCPIADVARQFEKACHCELQLFTNVLQARVERTQCMALGTGEHCVYTVEEQ, encoded by the coding sequence ATGCAAGTGGTCGATGATAAAACAGGCTCAACGCGCGATCAAATCGTACTTCTCTTAAAGCGGGAGGGCTCTATGTCCGTAGGTGACCTAGCAAAAAGCTTGGACATTACGGAAATGGCTGTTCGTCGTCACCTTCACACATTGGAACGGGATATGCTCATCCATTCAACGCTCGTTCGCCAAGCGATGGGACGCCCCTCTCATGTGTATTCATTGACTGAGGAAGCGGAAGCCCATTTCCCCAATAATTACGCAGAACTGGTTGTTGAAATCTTGCAGGATATGGAGGCAGTTGCTGGCAAGGAGAAGGTGGATCGCTTCTTTGAACGGCGGGAGCAGCGCCTACATAATGAGATGCAAAAAGTGATTTCAACTGATTTATCCCTCCCACAAAGAGTAGAACGACTCGTGCAATTTCAGAATGAACGTGGATATATGGCGGAGTGGGACCAGGATGCTGACGGTCGTTATATTGTCCGTGAGCTTCATTGTCCCATCGCCGATGTTGCTCGACAATTTGAGAAAGCGTGCCATTGTGAACTACAGCTCTTTACCAATGTACTCCAAGCGCGAGTGGAGCGAACACAGTGCATGGCATTAGGTACAGGAGAACATTGCGTCTATACAGTAGAAGAGCAATAA
- a CDS encoding DUF86 domain-containing protein, with translation MYDVDTKGIEKRLHFIEELATLIPQLVKETDSLHILAVERIVHVTIESITDVGNALIDGFIMRDPGSYSDIIDILCDQSVLSSPLAEQMKPLVMMRKELVQQYYELGQEKVYEMAHVAEQIIPAFCEQVRSYLARELF, from the coding sequence ATGTACGATGTTGATACGAAAGGAATTGAAAAGCGCCTGCATTTTATTGAGGAACTTGCGACCCTGATCCCTCAGTTGGTGAAGGAAACAGACTCACTTCATATTTTAGCCGTAGAACGTATCGTCCATGTAACCATCGAGTCGATTACCGATGTGGGCAATGCCTTGATTGATGGATTTATTATGCGCGATCCTGGGAGCTACTCAGACATTATTGATATCCTGTGTGATCAATCGGTTCTTTCTTCCCCATTAGCAGAACAAATGAAGCCATTGGTAATGATGCGGAAGGAATTGGTCCAACAATATTATGAGTTGGGTCAAGAGAAAGTATATGAGATGGCCCATGTTGCAGAACAGATCATCCCAGCCTTTTGTGAACAGGTTCGTAGCTACTTAGCTAGAGAGCTATTTTAG